Below is a window of Mycobacterium dioxanotrophicus DNA.
ACGCGCGACCAGTCGGCCCGCCGTCGCCGAGACCTCGGCGAGTTCCGCGCGATAGACCGCCTCGACAAGCGCCTCGCGGCTGGGGAAGTGCCTGTACAGCGTGCCGATCCCGACTCCGGCCGCGCGCGCGATCGCCTCCAGCGACACTGAAGCGTCCGCGTTCGCGAACGCCTCGGTCGCCTTCTCCAGCAGGCGCTCTCGATTACGACGTGCATCCGAGCGGACCCGATCGACCATAGCGGAGGGTCCTCCGTTTCTGTACGGTGAGAAGCGGAGGTCCCTCCGCATATCGCGACTATGCCACACGAACGGAGCGAGCATGACCATCGCCGCAGTACCAGGAGGCACCGGCCGAATCGGGCAGCACACAGTGGCCAGGATCGGCTACGGAGCCATGCAGCTCGACGAGTCGATGCCCACCGAGGATGCCGTGGCCCTACTGCGCACAGCGACCGAACTCGGCATCAACCACATCGATACCGCCTCGTTCTACGCAGGAGGTGAGGTGAATCGGCGAATTCGGCAGGCCCTCGCCCCGTATCGCGACGATCTGGTGATAGTCAGCAAGGTCGGCGCGGCGCACCCCCCCACCGGCGCCATTCCGCTGGTCGCCGCCCAGCGCCCGGCCGAGTTGCGCGCTGCGGTCCACGACGATCTCACGCAGCTACAGCTCGATCAGATCCCGGTGGTGAACCTGCGGCGCCTGGACGTCGGACCCGGCCTGCAGGCGACCGGTAGTCAGATCGTCGACCTCGACGATCAACTCGCCGAACTGATGACGCTGCGCGACCAGGGCAAGATCGGCGGGATCGGCGTGAGCAACGTGTCGCTCGAAGCGTTGCGACGGGCCCTACCCGCCGGCGTGGTCTGCGTGCAGAACGCCTACAACGTGCTCGACCGATCACAGGAGGCGATGCTTGACGCCTGTGTTGCCGAGGGCATCGCGTGGGTCCCGTTCTTCCCGCTCGGATCGGCATTTCCGGATGCCCCGAAGGTCGCCGACAATGCCGAAATATGTGCGGTGGCAGCCGAACTGGGACTCTCCACGGCCCAAGTGGGACTGGCCTGGCTGCTAGCACACGCACCGAACACACTGCTCATCGCGGGCACGAGGTCCGCCGCGCACCTGAAAGACAACGTCGCAGTCGGCGGTATCACGCTTCCCGTCGAGGCGATCTCGCGGCTGGACGCAATCGCGGACTGCGCCACCCACGCGCCCTGACAGTCCCAGCGCGAGCAGACAGCAAGGCCCCGGAACACCGGCGTGTCGGGTACCCGAGCGACTGCTCGCCGGGAAAGCCTCAGCCGATGAATCGGACGATGGACTCGGCCACCGCGGCGGGCTTGGCCACGCCGTCGATCTCCACGGTCACCGTCACGGTCGCCTGCACGGCACCGTCCAGCTTGGCGACGTCGTCGATCCGCGCGCGGGCCCGCACACTGGAGCCGACCTTCACCGGCGTGATGAAGCGAACCTTGTTGTAGCCGTAGTTGATCGCCATCGCGATGTTGTCGACACGGTAGAGGTCGTGAGTGAAGTGCGGCAGCAGAGACAGGGTGAGCAGACCGTGTGCGATGGTCCCGCCGAACGGGCCGGCGGCCGCCTTGTCCGGGTCGACGTGGATCCACTGGTGATCGTCGGTCGCGTCGGCGAACAGATTGACGCGGTCCTGAGTGATCTCCATCCACTCGGTCGGCCCGAGCTCACTGCCTGCCGCCGCCACGAACTCGTCGAGCCCGCTGAACACCTTCATCGCAACTCCTCTCGGACCGCACCCGAACGACGTTCAGAACACTACGGTCTGGTTCCCGAACCGGATGACGCGATCCTCACAGTGCCACAGCACCGCCCGCGACAACACCACCCGCTCGACATCGGAGCCGAGGCGCGCCAGGTCCTCGACGGCGTGGCGATGGTCGACCCGAACCACGTCCTGTTCGATGATCGGTCCTTCGTCGAGGTCGCCCGTCACGTAATGCGCTGTGGCCCCGACCAGTTTCACCCCCCGCTCCTTGGCCCGCCGATACGGTGCAGCGCCGATGAACGCGGGCAGGAACGAATGGTGGATGTTGATCAGCGGGCACCCGATGGCGTCGAGGAACTCCGGCGTGAGGATCTGCATGTACCGCGCGAGCACGACGAGGTCGACGTTGCCGCGCAGGAGTTCGAGCAGTCGCTGCTCGGCTTCTGCCCGATTGTCGCGGGTCGCAGGAACGTAGATGTAGGGCACACCGAACGCACGAACCTGCTCGGCGAGGTCCGGGTGATTCGAGATGACCATCACCACGGACATGTCCAACTCACCGCGGCGGTTGCGCCACAGCAGGTCGAGCAGGCAGTGATCCTCCCGGGAAGCCATCAGCGCCACCCGTTTTGGCTTGGCGGCCTCGGTGAGCCGAAAGTCCATCTCGAACGGCTCGGCCACGCGCTCCCGGAACTCGCGCTCCAGTTCCTCACGGGCCGCGGTCAAGCCGGGCAGGTGGAAAATGGTGCGCTGCATGAAGGTGCCACCGGTCTGCTCAGTCGAATGCTGATCCAGCGACACGATGTTCGCACCGGCCCCGGTGAGAAAGCTGCTGATGGCTGCCACCAGTCCCGGTCGGTCCGCACAACGCAGCAGGAGCCGGCCCACATCACGGACCGGCAGGGTTTTGGCTCTCGGGTACTCCTCAGTCGTCACCCTCCAGATTCTCGCCCGTGTGGCCGCCCGGCGCTCGACCCGGGTACCACGATCGCCTCGCCGCCCGAAACGTCGTGCGTATGACTGGCTCGTGTCCAGACAGCAAAACTGACCGGAACCGACACGAAGAATGGTGAAGCCGAATCTCGGCAGTGCACAAACTTTGCTCGACAAACATTCAGCAGGAATATCCAGTAGCGTTATCGTCCATATGATTTGCCAAATTTGCACGCCTCCGTAAATAAATGGACTTCCGGAGTGCAGAAATGGACACACTACTGGACAAGTTTCGTCTGCTAGCTGGAATTACCTGTCCCTGCGGCGTGATACTCATCTCGCGTAATCGCACAACCGTGGTGCGCACAACAAATCAGCCGAACCGGTCCGGGGGGTGCGGCTGCCAGAAGAAATGGATCACCAATGACCGCTCCCCAGCGCGATGTCGCTGCTCGTTCCGCCCTGTCTGCGGACCAATCCCACAGTTGGTGGGATCCGGGCAGCGACTGCACGATCGTCATCGCGACCCCTGGTTCGGAACGTGAATTGTGGCACGACTACGTCAACGGGGCCCAACGCAACTATCGCAAGCATGGCGTGGAACGGGCGCTCGACATGGACGCACTGCGCACGGGTGATGACACGGCATTGTTCTGCGCAGGCATCAATCAAGCGGGCGTGGTGGTCGGCGGTCTGCGAGCCAAAGGCCCCTATCAGCACACCGACGAATGCCATGCCACCGTCGAGTGGGCAGGCCAGCCCGGACTCAGCGCAGTGCGCAAGATGATCGACGACCGGCTGCCGTTCGGCGTCGTCGAGATGAAGACCGCGTGGGTGTGCGACGACCCCGACCAGAGCCGGGCGCTGACGGACACCCTGGCCCGCATGCCACTGCATTTCATGACGCGCCTGGACATCGGTTTCGCGATGGCCACCGCCGCGGCCTATGTGCTCAAGCGCTGGCTGTCCTCCGGCGGTGTGCTCGCCGCGAAGATCCCCGCAACCCCGTACCCGGATGAGCGCTACCAGACCAAGATGATGTGGTGGGATCGGCGCACGTTCGCCAACCATGCTGAGCCCAAACAGCTTTCGGCGTTCTACGGCGAAGTACAGCGGATCTCGGCCGGGCTGCACGACGTCGAAGCCGTTGACGCCTCCGCAGCGGCAGGACAATGATCGACACCATCGACGAGTCAGCGGACGGCAATGCGGTCATCATCGGCTCTGACGATCCGTCGGGTGCGTTGGCGGCCCTGCTCGCGGATCCACACATCACCGTCATCGACACCTGCCGACGTCAGCAGGAGGCGCTGCGCGAACTGACTCCCCTGCCCGGGACCGACATCCTGGACGAACCCACGTCGTGGGCGTATTACCCGTGGCGGCGCAGCGTCGTGCACATCCTCGGCCCGCTGGGGTTCAGGCGGCTGCGCCTGGACCGCAACCGCAATCTGATCAGCGCCGAGGAGGACCGGCAACTCGCTCAGCTGCGGGTCGGTGTCATCGGGCTGAGCGTCGGGCATGCCATCGCCTACGCGCTTGCCGCCGAAGGGCTCTGCGGTGAGCTACGGCTGACCGATTTCGATGAACTGGAATTGGCGAACCTCAACCGGGTACCGGCCTCGTTGTTCGATCTCGGGCTGAACAAGGCCGTGGTGGCCGCTCGCAGGATCGCCGAGCTCGATCCCTACCTGCGCGTGCAGATCGACCGCGGCGGTGCGCACTCCGACTCCATCGACGCATTTCTCCACGGCCTCGACGTGGTGGTCGAGGAGTGTGACTCGCTCGATGCGAAGGTCCTCGTCCGGGAGGCGGCACGGGCCCGACGGCTGCCGGTGCTGATGGCCACCGCCGACCGGGGCCTCATCGACGTCGAGCGCTTCGATCAGGACGCCGAGCGGCCGATCATGCATGGCTTGCTCGGCACGGTCGACACCGCGGCCCTCGCGGGACTGTCCAGCAAGGACAAAGTTCCCCACGTCCTGCGCTTACTGGACGCCGCGGAATTGTCGCCACGAATGGCCGCCTCGCTCGTCGAGGTGAGCAAGACCCTGACCACCTGGCCGCAGTTGACCGCTGAGGTCCAGCTCGGGGCGACGATGGTGGCCGACGCCGTCCGGCGCATCGGCATCGGCGAACCTCTGGCGTCCGGCCGGGTCCGGATGGATGTCGGTGCCGCGCTCGACGACATCGTCGACCCGTTGACACTGCGGATCGATGAGCCCGCACCACAGCCGGCACCCGAACCCACGGCACCTGCCGATCCCCTGTCCGCCGTCGCTGTGGCGGCCAATCGCGCTCCCTCGGGCGGCAATGCCCAGCCCTGGCGGATCGAATGGACTGCCGACCGGCTCAATCTGCGGCTGGCGACCGGATACACCA
It encodes the following:
- a CDS encoding MaoC family dehydratase — encoded protein: MKVFSGLDEFVAAAGSELGPTEWMEITQDRVNLFADATDDHQWIHVDPDKAAAGPFGGTIAHGLLTLSLLPHFTHDLYRVDNIAMAINYGYNKVRFITPVKVGSSVRARARIDDVAKLDGAVQATVTVTVEIDGVAKPAAVAESIVRFIG
- the purU gene encoding formyltetrahydrofolate deformylase; the encoded protein is MTTEEYPRAKTLPVRDVGRLLLRCADRPGLVAAISSFLTGAGANIVSLDQHSTEQTGGTFMQRTIFHLPGLTAAREELEREFRERVAEPFEMDFRLTEAAKPKRVALMASREDHCLLDLLWRNRRGELDMSVVMVISNHPDLAEQVRAFGVPYIYVPATRDNRAEAEQRLLELLRGNVDLVVLARYMQILTPEFLDAIGCPLINIHHSFLPAFIGAAPYRRAKERGVKLVGATAHYVTGDLDEGPIIEQDVVRVDHRHAVEDLARLGSDVERVVLSRAVLWHCEDRVIRFGNQTVVF
- a CDS encoding aldo/keto reductase yields the protein MTIAAVPGGTGRIGQHTVARIGYGAMQLDESMPTEDAVALLRTATELGINHIDTASFYAGGEVNRRIRQALAPYRDDLVIVSKVGAAHPPTGAIPLVAAQRPAELRAAVHDDLTQLQLDQIPVVNLRRLDVGPGLQATGSQIVDLDDQLAELMTLRDQGKIGGIGVSNVSLEALRRALPAGVVCVQNAYNVLDRSQEAMLDACVAEGIAWVPFFPLGSAFPDAPKVADNAEICAVAAELGLSTAQVGLAWLLAHAPNTLLIAGTRSAAHLKDNVAVGGITLPVEAISRLDAIADCATHAP
- a CDS encoding Rv1355c family protein; translation: MIDTIDESADGNAVIIGSDDPSGALAALLADPHITVIDTCRRQQEALRELTPLPGTDILDEPTSWAYYPWRRSVVHILGPLGFRRLRLDRNRNLISAEEDRQLAQLRVGVIGLSVGHAIAYALAAEGLCGELRLTDFDELELANLNRVPASLFDLGLNKAVVAARRIAELDPYLRVQIDRGGAHSDSIDAFLHGLDVVVEECDSLDAKVLVREAARARRLPVLMATADRGLIDVERFDQDAERPIMHGLLGTVDTAALAGLSSKDKVPHVLRLLDAAELSPRMAASLVEVSKTLTTWPQLTAEVQLGATMVADAVRRIGIGEPLASGRVRMDVGAALDDIVDPLTLRIDEPAPQPAPEPTAPADPLSAVAVAANRAPSGGNAQPWRIEWTADRLNLRLATGYTTAMDVGFRGSAVALGAAAFNARVAAAAHDLTGALEWQRGDEGSPLFGVMSLTPGQAPALAQLYEPMMQRETNRERGSGATIPGDVLDALAGAARAEGGEAHILTTTPEIERAARILAAADRIRYLTPTLHREMFSELRWPGDPDPDTGLDVTSLGLDPADLVLLDILRRPEVMARLAEWDAGSALGDDTYERVTSSSAVAVVSTPGRRLTDYAKAGSAVQALWVTAQQCGVAVQPVSPVFLYAHSDDERRLLSPDHAEALSDLQYSFRQLTATERDASQALVLRLFYAPRPTVRSRRRPLPLVHEPLHG